From the genome of Tripterygium wilfordii isolate XIE 37 chromosome 6, ASM1340144v1, whole genome shotgun sequence:
CCACAAAATGGTCTGCGAGAGTCAAAGTTTTGACATGGATTCTTTGTCCTTATTCCGACTCTTAAGAACTTCGTTTCTCAATCAGTAATGCTAGTCTGCTACGGGGAAGAAAGACATTTACGCTTCTTTTTTCCAAAAATGTTACCTTTGCCTCCTTTTCATGGTAAATATCGTATGTCTAACCTGATTGTGTTCGTTACATAATCCAGGAAAAAACCCATTCAGATGATTGTTTCTTAGCAAACTGTAGGGGTGAATTTTACAATCAAGAAATTTGTTGATAGGCCACCAGCAATTCTACAAAATCCAAGAAAGGAAAGTAAGATGGCCTTTGGGTAGGTGGGGGTGCGACTGAAAAGGTTCCGACAATCAAGTTAGATGGATTTCGGAGTCTTTTTAGTAAAATAAACAGTATTCAAAAAGGGTTACTAGTTTGTGAGTAGGTATCCCacattttttttgggtcttCTTTCACCGTCTAAGGAGAAGGTTCTTTGTAGTCTCAGTTGTATAGGGAAGGTGACGTTTCCCTTCTTCTGTCAATCTTGCCCATCGGAGGGGATAACGTGTTTCTTAAGAGAAAATCTCAATTGAAGATATAGTGATAGACTAGTGTCAGCGCAACGCCGAATTGGAGATAAGACTTTTGGGCGTACTTGAAATGATGGTTGTGTCAGTGAAAAAAGTTGTCAATGTCTTGAGACAATTGTGGAGACATGTCCCGATGATGATTATAGGGATTGCCTAGTATAAAGCGATTAGTCATGCGAGAACGCCTTCCTTGAGGATTTCTCGAGTGCTGAGGGGGATTACGTGTATTATCTGGTAGATAAGATCTAGTCAAGTGGCCAATTCTTGATATGACTTAGTGGATATGACGATGGATTGTTAGAGATACATTGCCTTGGGTAGAGGACATATGCGTATATACTATAATCAATGATGGTGGATATTTGGGTAAGATCTTGAATTGACATGTATGTATTGGGTCATGGGCCTAGTTAAGGGTTCGTGTTTCAATGTGTTAGTAGTGGGCCTTTGGGGCCCAATGTTGCGACTAACCAAGTTGGGCCAATGTGTGTTGGACCAAGAAGGCCTAAACGAATTTTTGCCACTGGAGATACATGCCCCCACTATACAAATTTAACAGAATTGTAGCTGTAGAAAGTTTGAGTTGTGCCATCAAAGCTAACTGTAAAAGACTTTCAACTTACTGCCCAAATGGCAAATATAGGATGAGATGCCTCTGGTAAGGTAGTCAAGTGTATTCACAGCATTTGATGTCTTGGCTTTGATGGGTATGAGTGGCATTGATCAAATGACTGCTTACCATCCTCACCCTACTTTGCTCCATTTGCAGAAACAAGACTTGTTTTAACTTCAATATAGTCATATGATTATGAGTAGAGATTGGAAAGCAATCTAGATATGGTTTTAATTATCAGGCCAAGACAAGTCATTTTTGTGGATTTCAGCTGAACAACCCACACCTCCATACAAAAGAATAAAGACATATACCCCACTTTCCACCAGACAGCCAACCACCAGTTTGCCTACCCTCCAACCATCATGTTTACTCAACAACAAAACTGGCATGCAATCAACAAAACAATCTCACCAAACATTTTGCATGTAAGGATGAAAATCTTAACTTACAAGTCAAGGACTCAACTCCATAGTTAGCAAATCATGGACAGGAGGAGAtacataatataaaattaagctcaaaataaaattctggaaaaacaaaacaactccaaagctAATTGTTTCATGTTTAGCAAACGGATTAAAAGGCACGAATAATTAAGCTTATCTTCTGCAAGAGATTTCTTGGTAGGTCAGAAAGGGTTACATGGCTGGCATTGAGTGCAAAACAGTGGAGCCAATAAGGTCATTAGACATGTTAGTTCGTTCGGTCTTGTTGTTGATCTCAGTTCTTGGGCTGCTCCCCGCACTGCTATTAGAAAGTGAATTGAATGTTGTCCTTTGCAGCACCCCAGTAGGAGATGATCCCATCCGAGGACTGCTGTCCCAGCCCTCGGTCATAAGGTTAAGTGCTGATGAATTCTTGCTGTCAGCAGcactgttactggtatggtgcAAAACCTCTCCAAGTGGTCCTCCCATGGAAGATTCCCACGATATGGGAATCCAATTTGCTTGCCTAATGTTTTGTTCATGAAGGACAGTACCAACTCCTAATCCCATCTGTATTGGGTCGAACTCTCGTGATAATCTGAGAGGAGAAAGAGTAACTTTCTCATTATTAGGAGACGAAGTTGAGGATGTGAAATCTGAAGCCATGGGGATAGAAATAGAGAGCTGTGTTCTATCTGATTGCACATCAAATGCAGGCCAGGTAATCGAAGAACGATCAGACTGGTTTTTAGGCCAATCATCCATGAATTGATGAAGGGAACGTTGGGATTCGCTGCTTTTGTCGGCCAATGCTTGAGAAGAACCAAAACTTGTGCAGCTCATTAAGGAAGATCCTTCATTTGAAGGGTTCAGAAGGGAGTTGGAGGTGACAAGTCCAAATTCAGTTTGTGATCCTTCATACGAGGTTTGTTGTCTCGAAATCAAAAATGGATTTTCTTTAGACTTGAGATCAACAGGAGCGGATAGCATGGAGAGGCCTGAGTTACCTTGCATTTGGTCACCCACCTTTTCTTTGTTCGGATATGTCCTGCAACACAATTTACAATCAAGAAACATGACAATTACATGACACTCCAAACCCATTAAAAGCAATCGCAGCACCAATATCAAACTCTTCTCCGTAATCCCTAAATTTTGTTAATAGAAGAATAGCTGTCTCTAGTCACATAACAAGAACTGTAAAACTTTATTCAATATATAGGTTATATATGAAGTACTGCTACAAAGCTAGAGAAAGAAACGAATGGCCATATGGAGCCGTAACGCCTCTACTAATTAGCATATgtgtaaagaaaataaatgctgcaaaaataaaaaaaatccaatacatAAGGCATAGTTCCTCCATTACCTGTTAAAAGGAGTTGCAGCAGAGAGAGTAGGTGCACCGGGCTGCAAGTTTTTGAGCTGCAGTTGGCTCACAACTGCTAGACCGTTAGGTGTGCCGCTGCCATTAGACCCCACCACCACCGAAGAGGAGGCAGTCGTGGGTGTGAGCTTCGTAATGTTAGTGGTTGCAGCAACGGAATGGCCAGTCTGGCCTTCCACAGGCTTTCTTGAACGATGGCGGCCCCTGTTAATGTGCCGCTCACAGTATTTCTGGTCGGCAACTGCATCTCTAGAGCACCGCCATTTCTTCCCATCTGTCCTCCTACACCGTCCAGGCTCAGGGTCAGTGTTGTTCGAGAATCCCAAATGGAAAGTTCCCCATCCCACTGCACACAATTACAGAAAATAAAGAACTACGactgaggagagagagagcaaataAATTTTATTCCATATGCAAAAATTAGTCTTATTAAGTGGACAAGCTAGCTAAATTCTTGCTTAAACGAACAGTGTCACGAGTGATTGATATACTCCCCAGCACCTTGTGCCTTGAACTAGAGTAAAATATGTGGTTAGAGATGACCAGCCAATCAATCACAAGACCAGTAGTCAGATTGAGATAAATCCAGCTAAAAAATCTAAAAGCATTCTCAGATAGAGTCAAGAAGAAATAGGCAAGAACTTTCTTCACAAGTATGCATTCCATACCCTTTTGTGAAAATGAGGCATGCAAACCTTCTGGGTAAGAGGGAAAATGGGCAAACATAAAGAGACTGGCTTTACTTTTTCTAGTTTACAGGAACAGACAGAACTTACATGCATTGGGTCTGAGAAGGCCACCTGAAAAGCTTGAGAACCCAGCAGATTCAAGGGCTTTTCTTATGGGTATAAGCAGATTGGAAGGGACAGACACATTTGCAGTAATGTATTTGTAGATCAGAGCCTGATGTTCCAGCTCCATCCATTGAGATGGGGTAAATGGCCCTCTAACCCCAGCTAGAACCCCATGCATATTTGCACCATTGTATCCCAAAGCACTGTAACCTGAACCACAAAATCAAAGGCCACATCACAACAAATGTTAAAAGGTCATCCCTGACATagtaaagaaggaaagaaatgtGAAGAAAACATGAATATCTTTTTCCTGGGattgaacaagaaaacaaaagcaaCTGTGAAGGTATAAAATAGAGTAAATGTTGAAAGTTAGAGAAGGAAGACTCCAAACCATTCAAGATTTGGGCATTTCAACCTCTCAGTGTGGTTCCTGCTCTTCCTAGTTTGCTTACTCAGTTTAATTTACTTATTAAGCTTCTCTCATTCACCAAAACATCAAGATCAAGActttgaagaggaagaaaaaaaatccctgACTTTTTCTCAACAAGACCAGACATTGATTTCCATGAAAAGACCTTCCACGAGTACTGAGaatcaaacccaaaaaaaaaacccaatagCAAGCCATCCTTCACTAACATAGCATATTGTCTAATCCAAGTATCCAACTAATAACCCATAACAAGCAAACGAAGACCCAAAGACACAAAACCCATCACAACCAAACATTGACCCTTAAAAGCCTTAATGTGGCATATGAGATACCTGTATTTCTATTATAAGCAGGAGAAGAAGTGAGTTGAAAGTAAGGCAATGTAGTTGCATTTTGTGAAGTCCTCCCAAAAGAGAAAGCTTCAGTTTGGGGGGAAGAGAAACTCAGCATCTGCTGCTGTTGTGGCTGCATATCAAGAGATAAAGTAGAGATATCACTATTAGATCTCAAACAAGTGCTTCTCTGCTCAAGCAAGTAAGCAACCGCATTACCTTGGAAGATGAGAAATCTTGATCAGTTTTGACCAGTTTTGAGCTCCTCCAATCATCTTCAATGGCAGTACCAGATCTTTCTTGCTTGCTCAGCCCAGATCCGTACCACTTATGCTTTGTCTCAGGATCTGAAGCAAGAGAAGCAAAACTACTACTGGTGGTGTCTGAACCCACCAACCCATCTAAACCCACCACCCCAAAATCCATAAATGTCAATAAAAACCCAAGAGTTCTGCAAAATCTCCTAGAGTACTGAAGAAATATTGAACCAGTGTGTCATTCGTAGAAGACACCCTAAGTTGAAGAAGGCAGAGAAGCTCATTTCAAGAGACGGTAAGCTCTGCTCCGTGAGCTGAAACTGAAAATGAGACTTTTTTTTGTCTAAGACTATAAGGAGTTGATCTTTTTGTTGAAATGATAAAATAattggggggagagagagagagagtactaAATACTTCCTATGTATTTTTATCTGAAAAGCTAAATTCAACCAAACCcagaatttaaaaagaaaaattgaagagagagagtgagagagagtgaTTTTGTCTTCATGTTATTACTTCTACACAAGAGATGAAGAGAAAGTGCATGTACCCAACGGAGTGAGTGATTGTCACAAGTTCTTCACAACTCACAAAAAGGATCAGATCAAACATCTTACTTAGTTCCATGATTACGAGACTATCCCTGTAAGGGCAAACAAGTCTTCAGATTCACTATTGCCATATAAAGGGATGAATATGTAAATTCATTTCTGATTTGATATCCTAGGAGCTACTAAATGGTATTTGTAGTTTTATTTAATGTGGGTGAGATTTGAGTAGTAGAAAAGGTGATCAAAGATCAATCCTTTTACCTAAAATGATTCTCTTCTAATTCGTCACAATGACACtccataatttatatatatatatatatatatatatatatatatatatatatatcgaaaatgataaagatttcagTGATTGGTATTCAAGTTATCTTAACTGTTAAGTTAACGCATataattcaagtgaattcataGATTTCGTATGTCAtacatgatgcatatgaaatttTTTACGTACTACTTAACAACTGGATAATTGGAATACTAACTGCTGAGAATCCCTATCATTACTGTAAATAGAGTGGAGCCATTAAAATACCATAAACACAAGAAAAACTGGTTATAACATAAATGGCATATTGATATTGGAATCAAAGGGAATCATGCCTTGGCTTACCTTGCAATGTCCGCTAGCTAGAGGTCTCAATGAAAAATTTCTCAATTACCCTCTCTCCCCtccccctctctccctctctcatatTGAAGTTGAAAGGCTAAACAAATGGTGGGCATGCATGAACAAAGATGCATTGCCACGTGACATGAAGCCACTACAAATTCTATCATCATGTGTCAAAacccaatctctctctctctctctctctctctctctctacaagtATTGGATTGTCCATGGATCATCTCCATTTGTATGTTGTTTTACCAAAAGTAGACTGTTTTTCCTTCCCTTCCACAAGTGATAAAAGTGTACACATCCAAAGCTTGCCTAACCAATCAGCTTGGTGAAGGAGACCACAATAAAGTAGCTTTTGTTAACAAGAGTAAATGCATTAGTTTAGAGATCTCTAGTTCATTACTAAATTAGGTTTTTTAATTTTGGGTCTTTTTCTACTTTTGAGTCTTGTGGGTGTTTGGTCTTGATAGCATTATATTTACAATATTGGCAGTCAAAGATACTCCAAGTTATGATCTACTAGTATTGTTTCCTAATCTAGAAAGAAATCCTTAGTGTGAAGCATATCAAATAACccacttttctttttatttgtccATGTCTCCATGGcataaatacacacacatatatatatataaagcttCTATTCTACATCATTCAGACTATTAGACATCATtaagaaaagaagaagcaagccaATCTTCATAAATTTCATCATAAATGTGAAATACGTAGACAAAAAAAATGCGGGAGATAAAAAAGATGCAAGGTTGTTTGTCTGCTCGGCTAGTCAAACACGGGCTAGTTCATAGATCTTTGGGCTTCGATTACCAAGGAATAGAAACTTTACAAATAAAGCCCACGGATTGGCATTCCATTGCtgtcattttatatgtatatggttACAATTATCTACGTTCCCAATGTGCCTACGATGTAGCACCAGGCGGACTGTTAGCTAGTGTGTATCATCTTACGAGAGTGGCGTATAGTATAGATCAACCGGAAGAGGTATGCATAAAAGTATTTGCCCCAAGGAGGAATCCTAGAATTCTGTCTGTTTTCTGGGTTTGGAAAAGCGCGGATTTTCAAGAAAGGGAGTCTTATGATATGTTCGGAATTTCGTATGAGAATCATCCGCGTTTGAAACGCATCTTAATGCCCGAAAGTTGGATAGGGTGGCCTTTACGTAAGGATTATATTGCCCCcaatttttatgaaatacaAGATGCTCATTGAAATTTTCACATAAGGAGGTAAAGTAGGGGGTCCCTTTTTGATGGTATTGATAggtgagatgacaagtgggacCTATTGTTTTGGGCCTTACATGTTCCATATCAATggtataaatatatacaatatatgtttatgtatatgtacaggaattctcctatgtggaccaaaagtgtggaccaagtttgtggaccaaaatccaatggttgtaatcaatcacaacataagtgggggccacacatttattatggagcccaccacatctatggttgaaaaacaagtccacaaacttggtccacacttttggtccacataggagaatttctgtgtatatgtatatatatgtatatgtatatgtgtgtgtatatatatatattacatgtgTAATAAGAACATGTTTTTTATTAAAAGAGTACCAAATATTCTATTTGGAAGCACATGACTATCCTGCACCTACCATTCCTCATATTTTGACTGAAAAATTGGGTTTATTAATGCAAATTTTTTCCAAGAACAACTAATACTATATAATAAAACTCAAGAGATTAGTCGAGTTGGTTCTTGACATTCCATGAATTCATGGGGCTTAGGTTTGAAACTTCTCGACAATACTTTGGGGTCACACTCTTGGTAAAATGCCAACAACATATCATGATGCAATGTAGAAAATTTTTCGAGGTTGTGGTGCATGAGTCTAGCGTTTACTTTGCTAGCATGGATCAAAAGGACTTGTTTGGAGAGGTTCCcacaatatttaaaaataaaataaaataatactaTATCGTACATTCTCAATACAGAAGCTTTAAATGTCGTTGGCATGCAAATATTGATGTGTAAATTGTCTACATTTATATATGCCCAAATACAGAAGCTTTGGATCAAATAACAAACAGACAAACAAGAgcgtatgtgtgtgtgtctatatatatatatatatatatatatatatatatatatatatatatatatatatatatatatgtatgtatgtatgtatgtatgtatgtatgtatatgagtTGGACGAACTTTTAGTCAATCTGAAATATTGCCTCCACATTTACGTCCACTACAAATTTAATACTTTCTCAGTT
Proteins encoded in this window:
- the LOC119999712 gene encoding growth-regulating factor 1-like — its product is MDFGVVGLDGLVGSDTTSSSFASLASDPETKHKWYGSGLSKQERSGTAIEDDWRSSKLVKTDQDFSSSKPQQQQMLSFSSPQTEAFSFGRTSQNATTLPYFQLTSSPAYNRNTGYSALGYNGANMHGVLAGVRGPFTPSQWMELEHQALIYKYITANVSVPSNLLIPIRKALESAGFSSFSGGLLRPNALGWGTFHLGFSNNTDPEPGRCRRTDGKKWRCSRDAVADQKYCERHINRGRHRSRKPVEGQTGHSVAATTNITKLTPTTASSSVVVGSNGSGTPNGLAVVSQLQLKNLQPGAPTLSAATPFNRTYPNKEKVGDQMQGNSGLSMLSAPVDLKSKENPFLISRQQTSYEGSQTEFGLVTSNSLLNPSNEGSSLMSCTSFGSSQALADKSSESQRSLHQFMDDWPKNQSDRSSITWPAFDVQSDRTQLSISIPMASDFTSSTSSPNNEKVTLSPLRLSREFDPIQMGLGVGTVLHEQNIRQANWIPISWESSMGGPLGEVLHHTSNSAADSKNSSALNLMTEGWDSSPRMGSSPTGVLQRTTFNSLSNSSAGSSPRTEINNKTERTNMSNDLIGSTVLHSMPAM
- the LOC120001043 gene encoding NAD(P)H-quinone oxidoreductase subunit J, chloroplastic, producing MREIKKMQGCLSARLVKHGLVHRSLGFDYQGIETLQIKPTDWHSIAVILYVYGYNYLRSQCAYDVAPGGLLASVYHLTRVAYSIDQPEEVCIKVFAPRRNPRILSVFWVWKSADFQERESYDMFGISYENHPRLKRILMPESWIGWPLRKDYIAPNFYEIQDAH